A region of the Peredibacter starrii genome:
CTAGGAGAGAGCATTGCAATCGACGATAATATCAAGATTGTTGTGGTGCAAATAAAAGGCAAGCAAGTACGCCTGGGCATTAAAGCGCCTAAAGAAACTAAGATTCACCGCGAAGAGGTCTATCAGGCCATCCAAGATCAGAACACTGAGGCAGTTCAAGCCAGCATGTCTGACATCGCGCGCCTAGGTGAAGAGCTCAAGAAGAAATAATTTTCCTCCTTGCTCATTTATTCGTTTGACTGATACCATCATAGTGCTATGGTAAGAATACCTTACCATTTCATTTTGGAGGAATCCGTGAAAGTCAAAACCACTAGATTTGGGGAACTTGAAGTTAATCCAAATGATATCGTTACCTTTGCTGAAGGTCTTCTCGGTTTTGAAAATCTAAAAAAATACTTCGTTGTTGATCCAGGTGATAGCACTCTGATTCTATGGCTTCAGTCTACTGAGGATGAGAAAGTTGCATTTCCAATCATCGAACCAAAGATTTTCAAGCCAGATTATATCGCAAAACTTCTTCCAGCTGATCTGAATGGCCTTGAACTTGAGTCTCTTCAAACAGCTAAGCTTTATTCTATCTTAACGATCCCAGCGAACGTGACAGAAATGTCAGCAAACCTTAAAGCTCCAGTTGTAATCAACTCGACTAAGAAGGTTGGTAAGCAGATCGTTCTTCAGGATTCTAAGCTTTCAGTGAAGCATGAGATGTACAAAGAACTTAAAACTTTCATCGTGAACTTCTCTTCAGACGATGCTCGCCGTACTTCGTACGAGCCAAGCATTGCGCTTGAAACTGGTGACCTTAAATCGAACACAACTTCGATTTCTCGCACTCTAGAAGCTTAATTAGCTCACAATCAGTACTAAAATAAAAAAGCCCTCGAAAGAGGGCTTTTTTTTGGCTTTAATTTAAAGATTAACCGTGGTTTCCGTAGCACTTCTCGAGAGAGAAATGTACATGGTGGCCTCAGGATGATTCGGCTCACGTGAAAGCACGTTCTGCCACTCAGCTTGGGCCTCAATGATGTTTCCGTTACCGTAGAAAAGAAGACCAAGAGCAATTCTTGCTGGCATATAACCAGGCTGCTCGTTCTTTAAGCGCTTAAGCTCTTCAAACGCCTTAGAAGTGAATCCTTTCTTAGTATAAGTCTTAGCAACTTTGATTCTGATTTCAAGATTATCCGGATCTAGCGTGATCGCTTTGTTGTATTCGAATAGAGCTTCGTCCACGCGGCCATATGAAGCGTACATTTCGGCCAGCTCATAGTGCTTAAGCGAGAACTTCTTATTCAGGTGAGGATCCGAAAGACCCTGTTGCTGAGTATTTTTAACCTGATTATTGGCCTTCTCGAAGATCGCCTTGGCCTCTTCGTATTTGCCGATATCGTTGTATATTACTGAAAGTGAAATCGCAGCGTCCGTGTGGTGAGGATCAAGTTCCAGCACGCGACTGAAGGCCTTAATCGCCTTCCCTAGCTCGCCTCTTACGTGAAACACGTTAGCGAGGTAGAAAAACGCTTCTGTAGCGTTTGGATTCTGTTCGATGATTTCGTTTAGAAAAAGACTGGCAGTTTTAAGATCATTTTTTTGGAAGGCATCTTTGGCTTTTTTCAATAGATCGCTAAGTTTCACATTTTCCAAAGCTGTCTCCAGGTCTTAAAGGTGTTTCTGACATTCGTCTTTAGCTGATTTTATTTCTTTTTGACTCTGTTTATCAATCGATGAGTAAAACTTTTCCACGTATTCTAGACATGGTTGCCACTCTTTAAGCTTGGAAGTAGCTAGAATTGTTCTCACCATTGCGTGATTTCTGGTTTTTTCGTCCTGGTGATTTTCCAGAATGTCTAAGTACCAGTAACGAGCGGCCGAGAACTCTTTAGTCTTGAAATAAAAATCGGCGATATACTGATCTTTCTCACGAAGCATGGTTTTTGCTTTCACAATTTTCTGCTCGGCCTCAGTTCGATAACTTGAGTCGCCGTACTTCTGAATGACTTCATCGTAGTACTTCAAAGATTCAAGTGCGGGCTCGAGATCGCGGTCAATCGTATCTGGAATTTGTTTATAGTAAGATTCAGCGATCTTAAACACCACGTATGGAATTTTCTCATGACGAGGGTGGAAATCACGGAACAACAAATAGGCCGCTGCGGATTCAATATAGTTCTCTTGAAGATACAGGATGTCCGCTTGAAGAAGTTCCGCTGGAGTGGCGTAAAACGAATAAGGGTGCTGAGTCTTAATCAAATTCAGTTTCTCAGTCGCGAGGATGTAGCGTTCAGCGCCCATAAGCTCCTCAGCTTCCTTATAAAGAATTTCTGCTTCTGTTTTGCCCTTAGGTTTGTCCGAAGAACAAGAGGCCAATAAAACGATTAGAACGATAAAAACAATATTTCTCATAGCTGGACCGATAAATCCTTGTAGATTTCCTTA
Encoded here:
- the csrA gene encoding carbon storage regulator CsrA → MLVLTRKLGESIAIDDNIKIVVVQIKGKQVRLGIKAPKETKIHREEVYQAIQDQNTEAVQASMSDIARLGEELKKK
- the fliW gene encoding flagellar assembly protein FliW — protein: MKVKTTRFGELEVNPNDIVTFAEGLLGFENLKKYFVVDPGDSTLILWLQSTEDEKVAFPIIEPKIFKPDYIAKLLPADLNGLELESLQTAKLYSILTIPANVTEMSANLKAPVVINSTKKVGKQIVLQDSKLSVKHEMYKELKTFIVNFSSDDARRTSYEPSIALETGDLKSNTTSISRTLEA
- a CDS encoding tetratricopeptide repeat protein, translated to MKLSDLLKKAKDAFQKNDLKTASLFLNEIIEQNPNATEAFFYLANVFHVRGELGKAIKAFSRVLELDPHHTDAAISLSVIYNDIGKYEEAKAIFEKANNQVKNTQQQGLSDPHLNKKFSLKHYELAEMYASYGRVDEALFEYNKAITLDPDNLEIRIKVAKTYTKKGFTSKAFEELKRLKNEQPGYMPARIALGLLFYGNGNIIEAQAEWQNVLSREPNHPEATMYISLSRSATETTVNL
- a CDS encoding outer membrane protein assembly factor BamD, with the translated sequence MRNIVFIVLIVLLASCSSDKPKGKTEAEILYKEAEELMGAERYILATEKLNLIKTQHPYSFYATPAELLQADILYLQENYIESAAAYLLFRDFHPRHEKIPYVVFKIAESYYKQIPDTIDRDLEPALESLKYYDEVIQKYGDSSYRTEAEQKIVKAKTMLREKDQYIADFYFKTKEFSAARYWYLDILENHQDEKTRNHAMVRTILATSKLKEWQPCLEYVEKFYSSIDKQSQKEIKSAKDECQKHL